Proteins co-encoded in one Meiothermus sp. genomic window:
- a CDS encoding ABC transporter ATP-binding protein: MDISVSDSKTSAKGAVALELKNITKRYPLVLANDRISLDVRWGEVLAVVGENGAGKSTLMKIVYGLVKPDQGEIWINGQKVNITEPGDAIAQGIGMVHQHFMLVDPFTVLENVILGSEPTQGGQLNLAQARAEVEALMRDLEFDLPLDTPVEELPVGLQQRVEILKALYRKAKILILDEPTAVLTPQEADELFDFLHRYVEQGNAVIFISHKLAEVIKLSHRVTVIRDGRVVGTVNTPETSVNELARMMVGREVILSVDKSEAKPAEAVLEVSDLRIPGKDKKHRLNGVSFQVRAGEIVGIAGVEGNGQTELVEAITGLRPFEGTILYHGQALKPSARTVREWGVSHIPEDRNARGLVLDFTTRENLILGDHYRPPYAGFLGFLNADQMEAHAQEVVETYDVRPRSTELAARRYSGGNAQKIIVGRELSRKPKVLVAAQPTRGVDIGAIEFIHENIVKARDAGMAVLLVSADLNEVRSLSDRILVMFEGRIMGELKPTEATEEKLGLLMAGITLSAAQGS; this comes from the coding sequence ATGGATATTTCTGTTTCCGACTCTAAGACCTCCGCAAAGGGTGCGGTGGCTCTCGAGCTCAAGAACATCACCAAACGCTATCCCCTGGTGTTAGCAAATGACCGTATTTCCCTCGATGTTCGCTGGGGTGAGGTGTTGGCAGTGGTAGGGGAGAACGGGGCGGGGAAGTCTACCCTGATGAAAATTGTGTATGGTCTGGTCAAGCCCGACCAGGGTGAGATATGGATCAACGGCCAGAAGGTAAACATTACCGAGCCGGGCGATGCCATTGCCCAGGGGATCGGGATGGTGCACCAGCACTTTATGCTGGTAGACCCCTTTACAGTGCTGGAGAATGTGATTCTGGGTTCTGAGCCCACGCAGGGGGGACAGCTCAACCTGGCTCAGGCCCGGGCCGAGGTCGAGGCTTTGATGAGGGACCTCGAGTTCGATCTGCCGCTAGATACGCCGGTAGAGGAGCTGCCAGTGGGCTTGCAGCAACGGGTAGAGATCCTCAAGGCGCTTTACCGCAAGGCCAAAATTCTTATTCTGGACGAGCCAACCGCCGTACTAACCCCGCAGGAGGCCGATGAACTGTTCGACTTCCTGCACCGCTACGTGGAGCAAGGCAATGCGGTAATTTTTATCAGCCACAAGCTTGCCGAGGTCATCAAGCTCTCCCACCGTGTGACGGTCATTCGCGACGGGAGGGTGGTGGGTACTGTGAATACACCCGAAACCAGCGTAAACGAGCTGGCCCGTATGATGGTAGGTCGCGAGGTTATTCTTTCGGTAGACAAGTCGGAGGCTAAGCCTGCCGAGGCTGTGCTGGAGGTCAGCGACCTACGAATCCCCGGAAAAGACAAAAAACACCGGCTTAACGGGGTGTCATTTCAGGTGCGGGCGGGTGAGATTGTGGGCATTGCGGGCGTTGAGGGCAACGGCCAGACCGAGCTAGTAGAGGCTATTACTGGACTTCGACCCTTCGAGGGAACCATCCTGTACCACGGCCAGGCCCTCAAGCCCAGTGCCCGCACAGTACGCGAATGGGGGGTCTCGCATATCCCCGAAGACCGCAACGCCAGAGGGCTGGTGCTGGACTTCACCACCCGCGAGAACCTGATTCTGGGTGACCATTACCGACCGCCCTACGCAGGTTTTCTGGGTTTTCTGAATGCGGATCAAATGGAAGCCCATGCACAGGAGGTGGTCGAGACCTACGATGTCCGGCCCCGCAGTACCGAGTTGGCGGCCCGTCGCTACTCGGGGGGTAATGCGCAGAAAATTATCGTGGGGCGAGAGCTAAGCCGAAAGCCCAAGGTGTTGGTTGCTGCTCAACCTACCCGCGGGGTGGACATTGGGGCCATTGAGTTTATTCACGAGAACATTGTAAAAGCCAGGGATGCGGGTATGGCCGTTCTACTGGTCTCCGCCGACCTCAACGAGGTGCGCTCGCTTTCCGACCGCATTTTGGTGATGTTCGAAGGGCGCATCATGGGTGAACTTAAGCCCACTGAAGCTACAGAAGAAAAATTAGGGCTTTTGATGGCAGGCATCACCCTTAGCGCCGCTCAAGGTTCCTGA
- a CDS encoding GntR family transcriptional regulator: protein MESKLDPHSTTPLYLQLEALLREALASNTWKAGEALPPERTLAEQFGVSRLTLRKALERLEAQGLVQRRQGSGTYVAPRLEQPLSALTSFSEDMRARGLEPSTRWLKRGLFTASPEEVLALSLSPGEKVARLERVRSAQGEPMAVERAALPAHLLPHPEQVKESLYAYLESKGLRPVRALQRLRSVAASRQEAELLGLRAGEPVLYIERLSYLADGSVLEFTRSHYRGDRYDFVAELRSNAG from the coding sequence ATGGAATCCAAGCTGGATCCTCACTCCACCACCCCGCTTTATTTGCAACTCGAGGCCCTCTTGCGGGAAGCCCTGGCCTCCAACACCTGGAAAGCCGGCGAAGCCCTGCCCCCTGAGCGAACCCTGGCAGAGCAGTTCGGGGTCTCGAGGCTCACACTCCGCAAGGCCCTCGAGCGCCTCGAGGCGCAGGGCCTGGTACAGCGCCGTCAGGGGTCGGGCACCTATGTGGCTCCCCGCCTCGAGCAGCCCCTCTCGGCGCTAACCAGCTTCAGCGAGGACATGCGGGCCCGTGGCCTCGAGCCCAGCACGCGCTGGCTCAAGCGGGGGTTGTTCACCGCCTCCCCCGAGGAGGTGCTGGCCCTATCGCTCTCACCTGGCGAGAAAGTGGCCCGGCTCGAGCGCGTGCGCAGCGCCCAGGGTGAACCAATGGCTGTCGAACGGGCAGCTTTGCCGGCCCACCTGCTCCCCCACCCCGAGCAGGTCAAAGAATCCCTGTACGCCTATCTGGAAAGCAAAGGCTTACGGCCGGTTCGGGCTCTACAACGCCTGCGCTCGGTTGCTGCCAGCCGCCAGGAAGCCGAGCTTTTGGGTCTTCGGGCAGGCGAGCCGGTACTGTACATCGAGCGGCTTAGCTACCTGGCCGATGGCAGCGTGCTGGAATTTACCCGCAGCCACTACCGGGGCGATCGCTACGATTTTGTAGCCGAGTTACGCAGCAATGCTGGCTAA
- a CDS encoding LptA/OstA family protein: MKRLAWLFLLLALVVLAQGKEQRIITIEAPGGQRSGNLRNGPWVYEAGKPGGVIGKVKDLEINATRATLEAPQGKTMQEAEGERVASFEGSVVVKRDRMTATGPRLIYRESSGRGTLEGNARMRQEPKDKNSDPVEVLAPRMTFEVDTNISTSEGGVTLKNGRQEGRSDAVYYEEDRGLAVFSDAKEVVLLRKREGKGDLVIRAKEVRSLTDEKRLLATGGVTLVDGDITTTGASLIYNDNTGEATIVAGRVGNQNVPARSVNAKERATLSGNSLLHNVNRSQVRVLAQAPRLPVSDFRKLSEQ; this comes from the coding sequence ATGAAACGTTTAGCATGGCTTTTTCTTCTTCTGGCACTGGTTGTACTGGCCCAAGGCAAAGAGCAGCGCATCATCACCATCGAGGCACCCGGTGGGCAGCGTTCGGGCAACTTGCGCAATGGCCCCTGGGTCTACGAAGCAGGTAAGCCTGGCGGGGTTATTGGTAAAGTTAAGGACTTGGAAATCAATGCAACCCGTGCAACCTTAGAAGCACCCCAGGGCAAAACCATGCAGGAAGCCGAAGGCGAGCGGGTGGCCTCTTTCGAGGGCAGCGTAGTGGTCAAGCGCGACCGAATGACCGCTACCGGCCCCAGGCTGATTTACCGCGAGTCCAGTGGACGTGGCACCCTCGAGGGCAATGCCCGCATGCGCCAGGAACCCAAAGATAAAAATAGCGATCCAGTAGAGGTGTTGGCTCCACGTATGACTTTTGAGGTCGACACCAACATCTCTACCAGCGAAGGTGGCGTCACTCTAAAGAATGGCCGCCAAGAAGGGCGCTCCGATGCGGTCTATTACGAGGAAGATAGAGGGCTGGCGGTTTTCAGCGACGCCAAGGAGGTTGTGCTGCTGCGCAAGCGCGAGGGCAAGGGCGATCTGGTAATCCGCGCTAAGGAAGTACGTAGTCTGACCGACGAAAAGCGTTTGCTGGCAACCGGCGGGGTAACCCTGGTGGACGGTGACATTACCACTACCGGGGCCAGCCTGATCTACAACGACAATACCGGTGAGGCCACCATCGTGGCAGGCAGGGTAGGAAATCAAAACGTGCCTGCCCGGAGCGTGAACGCCAAGGAGCGGGCCACTTTGTCGGGCAACTCGCTGCTGCACAACGTTAATCGTTCGCAGGTGCGGGTGCTGGCCCAGGCACCCCGGCTACCGGTCAGCGATTTTCGCAAATTGAGTGAGCAATAA
- a CDS encoding ABC transporter permease gives MDKRNNPLYLAWRRFLRSKPGVISGVVLLVLYLVAFLAGFLAPNNLTVQHPDAIYQPPQRVYFFRDGRPVRPYVYQLKRERDPVTFISTYREDRTRPTPIRFLIAQGEPYRFLGFKTNWHLFGVAEREGYFFPLGTDQFGRCLFSRILVGSQVSLTVGVVGVLISFVIGILLGGISGYFGGWVDTLIQRITEVLLSIPRLPILMTLSTVIPASWPSTYVYLGIIAVLSFIGWAGLARVVRGQVLALREVDYVTAAVAQGASNLRIILRHIVPNLSSYLIVTATLALPGYIIGESALSFLGLGIKEPMASWGLLLKDAQNFQSLSLYPWLLTPGILIFISVLAYNFFGDALRDAADVRSSD, from the coding sequence ATGGACAAGCGCAATAACCCCCTCTACCTGGCCTGGCGGCGCTTTTTGCGCTCCAAGCCGGGGGTCATCAGCGGCGTAGTTCTGCTGGTGCTGTACCTGGTGGCCTTCCTGGCCGGCTTCCTGGCCCCCAACAACCTGACCGTGCAACACCCCGATGCCATCTACCAACCCCCCCAGCGGGTCTACTTCTTCCGCGATGGCCGGCCCGTGCGGCCCTACGTGTACCAGCTCAAGCGCGAGCGCGACCCGGTTACCTTCATCAGCACCTACAGGGAAGACCGCACCCGGCCCACCCCCATCCGCTTTTTGATCGCCCAGGGCGAGCCCTACCGCTTTTTGGGGTTCAAAACCAACTGGCACCTGTTTGGGGTGGCCGAGCGCGAGGGGTACTTTTTCCCTCTGGGCACCGACCAGTTTGGCCGCTGCCTCTTCTCGCGCATCCTGGTAGGGTCGCAGGTCTCGCTCACGGTGGGGGTGGTCGGGGTGCTGATCTCCTTTGTCATCGGGATTTTGTTGGGGGGCATCTCGGGCTACTTTGGTGGCTGGGTGGATACCCTCATCCAGCGCATCACCGAGGTGCTGCTCTCGATTCCCCGGCTGCCCATCCTGATGACTCTCTCCACGGTGATTCCGGCCAGTTGGCCCAGCACCTACGTGTATCTGGGGATTATTGCGGTGCTCTCGTTTATCGGCTGGGCGGGGCTGGCAAGGGTGGTGCGGGGGCAGGTGCTGGCCCTGCGCGAGGTGGACTACGTGACCGCCGCGGTGGCCCAGGGGGCGTCCAACCTGCGCATCATTCTGCGGCACATCGTGCCCAACCTGAGCAGCTACCTGATCGTGACCGCAACCCTGGCCCTGCCCGGTTACATCATCGGCGAGTCGGCGCTGTCGTTTTTGGGGCTGGGCATTAAGGAACCCATGGCTAGCTGGGGCCTGCTCTTGAAGGACGCGCAAAACTTCCAGTCGCTGAGCCTGTATCCCTGGCTGCTAACCCCCGGCATCCTGATATTTATCTCGGTGCTGGCCTACAACTTTTTCGGCGACGCGCTGCGGGACGCCGCGGATGTGCGCTCGAGTGACTAG
- a CDS encoding ABC transporter permease yields MGSYLLRRILVAIPTLLLISVLVFAVIQLQPGGFLENLLEDPRVSHETVENIRRQYLLDQPVWVQYLHWLGGIVRGDFGYSFLNSRPVSELIWERMGWTVFLAALTILATWVIAIPLGIYTALNRYGPTSTALNFVGYFGLATPDFLVALLLIFLVLQSGGTAVGGLFSPQYIDAPWSWAKFQDMLAHLWIPLIVIGLDGTATIMRQMRANLLDVLSQDYIRTARAKGLAERVVLWKHAVRNAINPLISLAGLQLPTLISSTIIASIVLSLPTIGPFLYDSLLNKDQYVVMALLMLSAVLLMVGNLLADVLLARVDPRIRYE; encoded by the coding sequence ATGGGCAGCTATCTTCTGCGCCGCATTCTGGTGGCCATCCCCACCCTGCTGCTGATCTCAGTACTGGTGTTTGCCGTCATCCAGCTCCAGCCAGGGGGCTTCCTGGAGAACCTGCTGGAAGACCCCCGCGTTAGCCACGAGACCGTAGAGAACATCCGGCGGCAGTACCTGCTCGACCAGCCGGTCTGGGTGCAGTACCTCCACTGGCTGGGGGGTATCGTACGCGGAGATTTTGGCTACTCCTTCCTCAACAGCCGCCCCGTCTCGGAGCTAATCTGGGAGCGCATGGGCTGGACGGTTTTCCTGGCCGCTCTGACCATCTTGGCTACCTGGGTGATTGCCATTCCCCTCGGCATCTACACCGCCCTCAACCGCTACGGCCCCACATCCACAGCACTCAACTTTGTGGGCTACTTTGGGCTGGCTACGCCGGACTTTCTGGTGGCCCTTCTGCTCATCTTCCTGGTGCTGCAAAGCGGTGGAACTGCCGTGGGGGGCCTTTTCAGCCCACAGTACATTGATGCGCCCTGGAGCTGGGCTAAGTTCCAGGACATGCTGGCCCACCTCTGGATTCCCCTGATTGTGATTGGCCTGGACGGCACCGCGACCATCATGCGGCAGATGCGGGCCAACCTGCTGGACGTGCTCTCGCAGGACTATATCCGCACCGCCCGCGCCAAGGGGCTGGCCGAGCGGGTGGTGCTCTGGAAGCACGCGGTGCGAAACGCCATTAACCCGCTCATCAGCCTGGCCGGATTACAGCTCCCCACCCTGATCTCGAGCACCATCATCGCCTCCATCGTGCTGAGTCTGCCCACCATTGGGCCCTTCCTGTACGACTCCCTCTTAAACAAAGACCAGTACGTGGTGATGGCCCTCTTGATGCTTTCGGCGGTACTGCTGATGGTGGGCAACCTGCTGGCCGACGTGTTGCTGGCCCGGGTAGACCCCCGCATCCGTTACGAGTAG
- a CDS encoding ABC transporter substrate-binding protein: MKRRFWLIAVVLLISGLGFAQPKVLPAYTSLGVTTGKAGGSLTLSLASAPQTFFYYGAIDSAIQNLANQMFDGLIEYNLANYQIEPALATRWTITNSRVYTFDLRRDVRWHDGRPFTADDVVFTYTQIVANPEARGGDAANFEGVKIEKLGDFRVRFTLPKPAPAFIHYMRLPIMPKHKLLPFSQEGGKSRAEINTAWPTNVNPEEVVGTGPFRLRSYTAGQQVTLVKNPNYWKRDAAGNPLPYLDQLQYLIITDSQARVAQFLAGNIGQINITGAEFPDLKRRETQGAPFRVVQFRALFGSPPHIGFNYNAKNAELANLFKNSDFRRALQFAVNRERIIEDVYNGLAERASYGVAPLSEWYYPEVARLQGRFDLNAANAALDRLGLQRGPNGIRRLPSGRPLEFTLTYGSNSAVFTAIATILQSDFQRVGVKVNLQGILAANLLGTGRGADWEAILLALGDQPDPELRTPIWKPGGALYYWHQATQPTTPTGQPQFNNFLPWEREIYDLWERAASTTNFTQRKALYDRWQAIVAREAQVIMIAKEYAVGAVSNRYGNYIYSLGVIPGFNPMPLMFQR, from the coding sequence ATGAAAAGACGTTTTTGGCTTATAGCTGTGGTTTTGCTGATTTCGGGTCTGGGCTTTGCTCAGCCCAAGGTACTGCCGGCCTATACCAGTTTGGGTGTGACAACTGGCAAAGCTGGGGGGAGCCTCACCTTGTCGCTGGCCAGCGCCCCGCAGACGTTTTTTTACTACGGAGCAATCGATTCGGCCATCCAGAACCTGGCCAACCAGATGTTCGACGGCCTGATCGAGTACAACCTGGCCAATTACCAGATCGAACCGGCCCTGGCCACGCGGTGGACTATCACCAATAGCCGGGTTTACACCTTCGACCTGCGCCGGGATGTGCGCTGGCACGATGGCCGCCCCTTCACCGCCGACGATGTGGTTTTTACCTACACCCAGATTGTGGCCAACCCCGAGGCCCGTGGCGGCGACGCGGCCAACTTTGAGGGCGTGAAAATTGAAAAGCTGGGCGATTTCCGGGTGCGCTTTACCCTGCCCAAACCGGCACCTGCTTTTATTCACTACATGCGCCTGCCCATCATGCCCAAGCACAAGCTGTTACCCTTCAGCCAGGAAGGGGGCAAGTCCCGCGCCGAAATCAACACGGCCTGGCCCACCAACGTCAACCCCGAGGAAGTGGTGGGCACCGGCCCCTTCCGCCTGCGCAGCTACACTGCCGGGCAGCAGGTTACCCTGGTCAAGAACCCCAACTACTGGAAGCGCGATGCCGCTGGCAACCCCCTGCCTTACCTCGATCAGTTGCAGTACCTGATCATCACCGACTCCCAGGCGCGGGTGGCCCAGTTTTTAGCGGGTAACATCGGTCAGATCAACATCACCGGGGCCGAGTTCCCCGACCTCAAACGGCGCGAAACCCAGGGGGCCCCGTTCCGGGTAGTGCAGTTTCGCGCGCTGTTTGGCTCGCCGCCGCACATCGGCTTCAACTACAATGCCAAGAACGCCGAGCTGGCAAACCTGTTCAAAAACAGCGACTTCCGTCGTGCGCTACAGTTCGCCGTCAACCGTGAGCGCATCATCGAGGATGTGTACAACGGTCTGGCCGAACGAGCCAGCTATGGGGTGGCCCCGCTTTCCGAGTGGTACTACCCGGAAGTGGCCCGTCTGCAAGGCCGGTTTGACCTGAATGCGGCCAACGCCGCTCTGGATCGGCTGGGACTGCAACGGGGCCCGAACGGCATCCGGCGCCTGCCCAGTGGAAGGCCGCTCGAGTTCACCCTCACCTATGGCTCCAACTCCGCAGTCTTTACCGCCATCGCCACCATCCTGCAAAGCGACTTCCAGCGGGTAGGGGTCAAGGTCAACCTGCAAGGCATCCTGGCCGCCAACCTGCTGGGTACAGGCCGGGGCGCCGATTGGGAGGCCATCCTGCTGGCTCTGGGCGACCAGCCCGACCCCGAGCTGCGCACCCCCATCTGGAAGCCGGGCGGGGCCCTGTACTACTGGCACCAGGCCACCCAACCCACCACCCCCACCGGCCAGCCCCAGTTCAACAACTTCCTGCCCTGGGAACGTGAAATCTACGACCTGTGGGAGCGGGCGGCCAGCACCACCAACTTCACCCAGCGCAAAGCCCTCTACGACCGCTGGCAGGCCATCGTGGCCCGTGAAGCCCAGGTCATTATGATTGCCAAAGAGTATGCGGTAGGGGCAGTCTCCAACCGCTACGGCAACTACATCTACAGCCTGGGCGTGATCCCTGGCTTCAACCCCATGCCACTGATGTTCCAGCGGTAA
- a CDS encoding DUF5666 domain-containing protein: MRWFWLLLGLLLVAIAQQEPEPSFQTTAEIERRGKKIVVVKTGPDNPPAIIELRDLYGGVITALDAEKKSLRLGAREFTTDTLTRFWLEGKPVQFTDLKVGQQVRLEAAEQNDGSLRAFDVQIGGKPEGPSLSRSLFADPPPYRVQITFGEDARAFGAIARVEQIREVNDFVFMTGGTARYIEEEDRLELELKPAPRAVEVQQGKSKAWGSRLDYDNQSGDARVTGPIELERTGEKPLQGSAQRMIYNVDDEILRLFGEIKLVQDGRTSTAESAVVREKDRIAYLYGRKDKPVRSQNKDGFVQGTKVLYHLDSGDVVVLEGVQGEFQEP; the protein is encoded by the coding sequence ATGCGCTGGTTTTGGTTGCTTCTGGGGCTGTTGCTGGTAGCCATAGCCCAGCAGGAGCCCGAGCCCTCGTTTCAGACCACTGCCGAGATCGAGCGGCGGGGCAAGAAAATTGTGGTGGTCAAAACCGGGCCGGATAATCCCCCGGCCATCATCGAGCTGCGCGACCTGTATGGCGGGGTTATCACAGCATTGGACGCCGAAAAGAAGTCCCTTCGCCTGGGCGCGCGAGAATTTACCACTGATACACTGACCCGTTTCTGGCTCGAGGGTAAACCGGTACAGTTTACCGACTTGAAGGTGGGCCAGCAGGTTCGACTCGAGGCTGCCGAGCAGAACGATGGCAGCCTCAGGGCCTTTGACGTGCAGATTGGCGGTAAGCCCGAAGGCCCCTCCCTTAGCCGTTCGCTTTTTGCCGATCCACCCCCCTATCGTGTCCAGATTACCTTTGGTGAGGATGCCAGGGCCTTCGGGGCCATTGCCCGAGTGGAGCAAATCCGCGAAGTGAACGATTTTGTGTTCATGACCGGGGGCACTGCTAGGTACATCGAGGAAGAGGATCGCCTCGAGCTTGAGCTCAAACCAGCACCGAGGGCGGTTGAAGTTCAGCAAGGCAAGAGCAAGGCCTGGGGCAGCCGCCTCGACTACGATAATCAGAGCGGCGACGCGCGAGTAACGGGGCCTATCGAGCTCGAGCGTACCGGAGAAAAGCCCTTGCAGGGCAGCGCCCAACGCATGATCTATAACGTAGACGACGAAATTCTGCGCCTATTCGGCGAGATTAAGCTGGTGCAGGATGGCCGCACCTCCACAGCAGAAAGCGCGGTGGTACGTGAGAAAGATCGTATCGCCTACCTGTACGGTAGGAAGGACAAGCCGGTACGCAGCCAGAATAAGGATGGCTTCGTGCAGGGCACCAAAGTTCTGTACCACCTTGATAGCGGCGATGTGGTGGTGCTAGAGGGGGTGCAGGGGGAGTTTCAGGAACCTTGA
- a CDS encoding BMP family protein — MKKLVVLGVAVATALGLGLAQEIRVGMAFDAGGKNDRSFNQSTFEGAQRAAKELGVKVFDFEPGDPGQVGQGIRRFAEEGFDLIVGVGFANEPSITKNAQEFKDVKFAVIDSVPCEGKCPNAVGLVFREHEGSYLVGYIAGRMTNTGVVGFVGGMDIPLIHKFEQGYRAGAIAGMRERGISNPRVLINYVGNTPAAWNDPGKAKEIATAQAKQGADIIYAAAGASGLGVLDYVKQQKCLKQNELPSGVRFISNNGSNVPRYAAYNQSCPAATTRPMFMIGVDANQNYLGDTDNNPNTLNHVLTSMLKRVDVATYDVIKSVKDGTFKGGVREFGLNNNGVGFALDEYNKALIPQAVINRLAVLRSQIISGAIKVPDKR; from the coding sequence ATGAAGAAACTCGTAGTGCTCGGTGTTGCCGTAGCGACCGCGCTAGGCCTGGGCCTGGCCCAGGAGATTCGCGTGGGCATGGCTTTCGATGCAGGTGGTAAGAACGACCGCAGCTTCAACCAGTCCACGTTCGAAGGGGCCCAACGGGCAGCCAAGGAGCTTGGCGTAAAGGTCTTCGACTTTGAGCCCGGCGACCCCGGTCAGGTGGGCCAGGGTATCCGCCGCTTTGCGGAGGAAGGTTTTGACCTAATTGTGGGTGTGGGCTTTGCCAACGAACCCTCAATTACCAAGAATGCCCAGGAGTTCAAAGACGTTAAGTTTGCTGTAATTGACTCGGTGCCTTGCGAGGGCAAGTGCCCCAATGCAGTGGGCCTGGTTTTCCGGGAGCACGAGGGCAGCTACCTGGTTGGCTACATTGCAGGCCGCATGACCAACACTGGTGTTGTGGGCTTTGTGGGGGGCATGGACATCCCTCTGATTCACAAGTTTGAGCAGGGCTACCGGGCCGGGGCGATTGCAGGTATGCGTGAGCGGGGCATCTCCAACCCCCGCGTGCTCATCAACTACGTGGGTAACACCCCTGCTGCCTGGAACGATCCCGGTAAAGCCAAGGAAATTGCCACCGCACAGGCTAAACAGGGCGCCGACATCATCTATGCCGCTGCTGGTGCATCGGGCCTGGGCGTGCTGGACTATGTCAAGCAGCAGAAGTGCTTGAAGCAAAACGAGCTGCCCTCGGGCGTGCGCTTTATCTCCAATAACGGTTCTAATGTGCCGCGCTATGCCGCTTACAACCAGTCCTGCCCGGCAGCGACCACCCGCCCCATGTTCATGATTGGCGTGGATGCCAACCAAAACTACCTGGGTGACACTGACAACAACCCCAACACCCTCAACCACGTGCTCACCTCCATGCTCAAGCGCGTAGATGTTGCTACCTACGATGTCATCAAGTCGGTCAAGGATGGCACCTTCAAGGGTGGGGTGCGCGAGTTTGGCCTGAACAACAACGGTGTGGGCTTTGCCCTCGACGAGTACAATAAGGCCCTGATCCCGCAGGCCGTTATCAACCGACTGGCGGTTTTGCGCAGCCAGATCATCTCCGGCGCCATCAAGGTGCCCGATAAGCGTTAA